The Methylophilus sp. TWE2 region TGCTGAAGAAAGTGGCCTGCCACTCTATCGATATCTGGGCGGTTCCGCGTTCATGCAGTTGCCTACGCCGATGATGAACATCATCAATGGTGGTGCACATGCGGATAACTCCGTAGACATTCAAGAGTTCATGATTGTGCCAGCTGGTTTGCCAACGTTCCGTGAAGCCCTGCGCGCAGGCGCAGAAGTATTCCATGCTTTGAAGAAAACATTGCATGCCAAAGGCTTGGCAACCACCGTGGGTGATGAAGGCGGCTTTGCCCCTAACCTGCCATCCAATGAATCTGCCCTGCAATTGATCATGGAATCAATTGAAGCGGCCGGTTATGAGCCAGGCAAAGACATCTACCTGGGCCTGGATTGTGCCAGTACCGAGTTCTACAAAGACGGCAAATACCATCTGGAATCAGAAGGTGCCTCACTGACGTCACAACAGTTTTCAGATTACCTGGCGACATTGGCTGACAAATACCCCATCATTACTATTGAAGACGGTATGAGTGAGTTTGACTGGGAAGGCTGGGATATCCTGACCAAACGCCTGGGCAAAACCACGCAGCTGGTGGGTGACGATCTGTTTGTGACTAACCCTAAAATCCTGCGTGAAGGCATCCAGAAAGGCGCGGCCAACTCCGTGCTGATCAAAGTCAACCAGATTGGTACCCTGACTGAAACTTTCCAGACCATCGAGATGGCAAAACGCGCCAACTACACGGCTGTGGTTTCACACCGCTCTGGCGAAACTGAAGATACAACGATTGCAGATATCTCTGTCGCCACCAACGCGTTGCAGATCAAGACCGGTTCATTGTGCCGTTCCGAGCGTGTAGCCAAGTACAACCAGTTGCTGCGTATTGAAGAAGAACTGGGCGATGCAACCAGCTATGCTGGCTTGTCTGCTTTTTATCAGTTATTCAAGTAAGTCTGGTGCATTGAATTGGCATAGGCGAATGTGCGTAAACTGACGGTCGTATTTGTAGTCCTGATTGCCCTGCTGCAATATCCATTGTGGCTGGGCAAGGGTGGTTGGTTGCGGGTCTGGCAATATTCCCAGCAGATTGAAACGCACGAAAAACGCAATGAGTACTACCGGCAACGCAATGAAACACTACGAGCCGAGGTGCGTGATCTGAAACAGGGGCAATCGGCGATTGAAGAGCGTGCCCGAAGTGAACTGGGCCTGGTGAAACAGGATGAAGTGTTTTACCAGGTGATCCAGAATAAACAGCCAGTCACCAACAAACCAACTTCGCCCCTGGAAGCCAAGCCTACAGTCGAAAAACAACTTGAGGGCAAACCGCTTGATCGCCAACAGATGGATCCAAAATTAGCAACCGGCAAACCGCTGGAGTCAAACCTTGCTGCACCGGTTTCCACTCCGCATGCACAATAAAAAGGGCGCTTGAAGCGCCTTTTTTATTGTCCGCTATTTTTCTGGCAAGGCATAAGGTAATTCTTTGAATAGCAATGGCTGGCCTTGCCAGGTAATCGCGCCAGCCTCTTTTGCTTCGAGACGACATTCAGCCAGTACCCAGTAGCCCTGGTCTGTTGCAGGAGCGACGCGCACCAGTTGCCCGGCTTCCTGTTGGTGGGCATCGTGCAATACGTCACCGGCTTGCGGAGCCTGATCGCCTGCCACGACTTGCGCCAGCAGCGTACGGCGTTTGACTTTGCCTAGGTAATGCGTGCGTGCCACGATTTCCTGGCCGGTGTAGCAGCCTTTTTTAAAGTTGATGCCGTTCAATGCATCCAGGTTGATCATTTGCGGGACAAACTGTTCTTTGGTCGCGGGGTAAACTTGTGGAATACCTGCCTGGATATCCAATGCTTCCCATAGGCTGCTACTTGCCGGACCGAATGATGCACTCAGTGTTTTCCATGCCTGTTCTGCTTGCTCTGCAGGCACGATGAGTTGAGCGCGCTGTTTGCCGTGACTGTCCGTTAATCGAATCACTGTCCCTAATGCGGTTGGGCTGATTTCATGCGGGTGTAATGGTAAATGCTGGATAGACGCTGCTGACTCGGTACTCGCCAGGCCAAGGATGACGAATTGCTCGCTGACATCTTCTACCACCACTTTGCTGCGCAGTACAAACATGCGCAAACGTTTGACCAGGTCTGGAATTAATGTCCTGGGACATTGCAGGTAGATCACGTCGTTCATGCTGAATGCATAAAACAATGCCAGTAAACGACCTTTTGCCGTACAGTAGCCGGTGAATTGTGCTGACTGACTGACTTGCTTGATATCATTGGTGAACTGACCTTGTAAAAAGGTGAGGGCGTCTGCACCACTTACCGCAATCAGGCCAAGGCTGGACAGATCAAACAATTGCGCCGGTGCCGGAATGTCAGGCGCAGCAAACGACGCTTCTGCCCGTTCATTAAACTGTGCACCCTGGGAGACTAAAAACTGTTGCCATGCAACGCTTGACATAAATGCGATTCCTTGTGGATGGCGCATGGCTGAATACTGAATATGTACTCATCAATGCACAATGAAAAAACCTATTTTACCAAGTGAAATTGAAATTTCCTTTCACCCTTCCAATTTTTTATGGGGTTGGTGTGTGGTGTTTTCAATGCTTGTGCTAAGTTCGGTTTGGTATTGCTTGCCCTGGCAGTGGAGTGTCACGCTGACAGCGATCTATCTCCTGGCTTCTCTTTCGAGCTTTAGCCGACAATTAGCAACAGGTTGGCGGTTAAGTATCCAATCGCTCAGGGTAGATGTTTATGGCGAGATGACGTTGGTAAATACCCTGGGGCAAGTCTGGAAAGTGAACGTCTTACCAGATACAGTGGTACATCCATGGTGTATGGTTTTGCATGTACAGTTCCAGTCACCATTGAATGTAGAGGAGGCTGATGTCATCCATTGGTATCGTTGGCTATTGCCACGTCGATTGTTGATCTTGCCTGATCATGCGGGCAAACAATCACTCAGCGCCTTGCGTGTATGGTTGCGCTGGGGGCTCAAGTTTGCGACTTAGATTCAAGAGCAGCACGGTGGATGTGGATGCTTGAGTGAGTGACACATCAGTCATGAAAAGTGATTGTCATGCGCGACCGATTCGCTGCGCGCAAAAAATCTGCTTTTGACGTCCTTACGGTAAAGTTTGAGCCTGTGCCTGAGGTGACGAATTGAATCGTGGCTCATGCCTGTGCCCACAATACACAGCCCCGCCAGGCTGGCGAGCAGCCAGTCTATGGAATAGGGGACAATTTCGTGTCGAGGAGATGCGTGACTTTGAATTGTTTTGAGCACGGTATGTGGGTCATCGCCATCCAGGTATTGTGCGCCAATCTCCTCTGACAGTTTTTGCAGGTAGCCTGAGGCACGCTTGGAAATAAAGCGGTCATATTCCGAGACGGCGACGCTGTCATCGCGGCCGCTACTTTTACTGGCCGTGACTTGTGCAATATTTGGTTGAACGGCAAAGCTTTCATTCGACCAGTAACCTATCATCTGGTTATCCTCAGTCAGCTTGGGAATGCCCACGCCTTGATCGCTCCCTATCCCGACAAAAAACCAGCCTTCACCGCCCTGAAAATCTTTGAGGTTGCGTGTATTGAAGGCATGTAGCAGGGGCGCTTCATCACCATCGGTAAAATATACCGCTTTGGTTGCTTCAGGCATCTGGCGTAACAGTTTGGCAGTGATCACCAGACTTTCACGCAATTGGCTATTACCGGTCCAGGCCATGCGCCAGTCCAGATGCTCTATGGTTTCATGAATGGCAGAAAAATGCTGGCAGACTTGCATTGGGGTATACAGGGCAGCTACTGCATCACCGGCAAATATGCCGATGCTTAGACGGGTGTGGCAGGGCAGTTGGGCGACAATGTCGTGCATCATGCGTTTGGTATAGTCCAGCCGGCTGACGG contains the following coding sequences:
- the eno gene encoding phosphopyruvate hydratase, producing MSAIVDIIAREIMDSRGNPTVEVDVLLESGVIGRAAVPSGASTGTKEAVELRDGDKSRYLGKGVLNAVENVNTEITEAIIGLDAEEQSFIDKTLIELDGTENKDRLGANAILGVSMACARAAAEESGLPLYRYLGGSAFMQLPTPMMNIINGGAHADNSVDIQEFMIVPAGLPTFREALRAGAEVFHALKKTLHAKGLATTVGDEGGFAPNLPSNESALQLIMESIEAAGYEPGKDIYLGLDCASTEFYKDGKYHLESEGASLTSQQFSDYLATLADKYPIITIEDGMSEFDWEGWDILTKRLGKTTQLVGDDLFVTNPKILREGIQKGAANSVLIKVNQIGTLTETFQTIEMAKRANYTAVVSHRSGETEDTTIADISVATNALQIKTGSLCRSERVAKYNQLLRIEEELGDATSYAGLSAFYQLFK
- the ftsB gene encoding cell division protein FtsB; the protein is MRKLTVVFVVLIALLQYPLWLGKGGWLRVWQYSQQIETHEKRNEYYRQRNETLRAEVRDLKQGQSAIEERARSELGLVKQDEVFYQVIQNKQPVTNKPTSPLEAKPTVEKQLEGKPLDRQQMDPKLATGKPLESNLAAPVSTPHAQ
- a CDS encoding folate-binding protein YgfZ, with the protein product MSSVAWQQFLVSQGAQFNERAEASFAAPDIPAPAQLFDLSSLGLIAVSGADALTFLQGQFTNDIKQVSQSAQFTGYCTAKGRLLALFYAFSMNDVIYLQCPRTLIPDLVKRLRMFVLRSKVVVEDVSEQFVILGLASTESAASIQHLPLHPHEISPTALGTVIRLTDSHGKQRAQLIVPAEQAEQAWKTLSASFGPASSSLWEALDIQAGIPQVYPATKEQFVPQMINLDALNGINFKKGCYTGQEIVARTHYLGKVKRRTLLAQVVAGDQAPQAGDVLHDAHQQEAGQLVRVAPATDQGYWVLAECRLEAKEAGAITWQGQPLLFKELPYALPEK
- a CDS encoding VWA domain-containing protein produces the protein MKKQWLRYWLHHRDTLLLVLALIFLLGAVLRPSIPVKRNIHTYFLIADVTQSMNAKDMSLNNHTVSRLDYTKRMMHDIVAQLPCHTRLSIGIFAGDAVAALYTPMQVCQHFSAIHETIEHLDWRMAWTGNSQLRESLVITAKLLRQMPEATKAVYFTDGDEAPLLHAFNTRNLKDFQGGEGWFFVGIGSDQGVGIPKLTEDNQMIGYWSNESFAVQPNIAQVTASKSSGRDDSVAVSEYDRFISKRASGYLQKLSEEIGAQYLDGDDPHTVLKTIQSHASPRHEIVPYSIDWLLASLAGLCIVGTGMSHDSIRHLRHRLKLYRKDVKSRFFARSESVAHDNHFS